Proteins encoded in a region of the Campylobacter geochelonis genome:
- a CDS encoding ABC transporter permease, with protein MPIKQIGNKLEAILTKFKRTVRTLDFWTLASYFVLFLIITPIIYILFNLFNETSEQTKTLLNSSLKEYFVNSLIIIFFTAIFTTIIGVFLAYFEAFYEFKFRKFFNFALVLPFAVPNYLFAYLYADFFSYSGWLVVWLRQNFGIKLHFDMMNIYGAIFIFTISFYPYVYIILRGFLAKFSMNLIESAKSLGKSNTCIFFRVILPLSKAAIVAGAGLCVMESLNAFGTPNYYGVHVFSTGIYKAWVGYGDINAAIKLAGILLFIVFFLMFVERIFRKPYAVTTSKQKVFKRQKLSKKAQNIVVGLFFIIFFISFLFPMINLSIWLKRSFSDVDWAHIINISANTLLLTVFSTIFIIIISLFLTTISRSQKGKTKELSNALANMGYSIPGSIIAIGMLVIFIWLDKNLSGIYHFFGINKSLFLTLSPIILIFAYVIRFLSLGYNGIEAGLNRCGKSCYEASLSLGYGRLVTFFKVDFSMIKTSIYSAFILIFIEIIKELPLSSLLSAPNFRTLAFEIDRYASDEQLAMTAVPSLIIIIFCFVLLSVFYKLQKKDKF; from the coding sequence TTGCCGATAAAGCAAATTGGAAATAAGCTAGAGGCGATTTTGACTAAATTTAAAAGAACTGTTAGGACGCTGGATTTTTGGACTTTGGCGTCCTATTTTGTGCTATTTTTAATCATCACTCCTATTATCTACATACTTTTTAATTTATTTAATGAAACAAGTGAGCAGACAAAAACTTTGCTTAATTCATCTTTAAAAGAGTATTTTGTAAATAGCTTGATTATCATATTTTTCACTGCGATTTTTACTACTATAATCGGCGTTTTTTTAGCGTATTTTGAAGCGTTTTATGAGTTTAAATTTAGAAAGTTTTTTAACTTCGCACTCGTGCTTCCATTTGCTGTGCCAAACTATCTTTTTGCCTACTTATACGCTGATTTTTTTAGCTATTCTGGTTGGCTTGTTGTATGGCTTAGGCAAAATTTTGGGATTAAACTTCACTTTGATATGATGAATATTTACGGTGCGATTTTTATCTTTACAATCTCATTTTATCCATATGTTTATATTATTTTGCGAGGATTTTTGGCTAAATTTTCAATGAATTTAATCGAAAGTGCAAAAAGTCTTGGCAAAAGTAATACCTGTATATTTTTCCGCGTGATTTTGCCGCTAAGCAAAGCTGCGATTGTCGCTGGTGCTGGGCTTTGCGTTATGGAAAGTCTAAATGCGTTTGGCACACCAAACTACTATGGCGTGCATGTTTTTAGCACTGGAATTTATAAAGCTTGGGTTGGATATGGCGATATAAACGCAGCTATAAAACTGGCTGGAATTTTGCTTTTTATCGTGTTTTTTCTTATGTTTGTGGAGCGAATTTTTAGAAAACCATATGCAGTTACTACAAGCAAACAAAAGGTTTTTAAACGTCAAAAGCTTTCAAAAAAAGCTCAAAATATCGTTGTTGGGCTATTTTTTATAATATTTTTTATCTCTTTTTTGTTTCCTATGATAAATTTAAGCATTTGGTTAAAGCGAAGTTTTAGCGATGTTGATTGGGCTCATATCATAAATATCAGCGCAAATACCTTGCTTTTAACAGTTTTTTCTACTATTTTTATCATCATCATAAGCTTGTTTTTAACCACCATTTCGCGCTCACAAAAAGGCAAAACCAAAGAGCTATCAAACGCTCTAGCAAACATGGGATACTCTATTCCTGGCTCAATCATCGCTATTGGAATGCTTGTGATTTTTATCTGGCTTGATAAAAATTTGTCCGGAATTTACCACTTTTTTGGCATAAACAAGAGCCTTTTTTTAACGCTTAGCCCTATTATTTTGATTTTTGCTTATGTGATTCGCTTTTTATCGCTTGGATATAACGGCATTGAAGCTGGGCTAAACCGCTGTGGCAAGAGCTGTTATGAGGCGAGTTTGAGCCTTGGTTATGGAAGACTTGTGACATTTTTTAAAGTTGATTTTTCGATGATAAAAACAAGCATTTATAGTGCTTTTATACTTATTTTTATTGAAATTATAAAAGAATTACCGCTCTCTTCTTTGCTTTCTGCACCAAATTTTAGAACATTGGCATTTGAGATTGACAGATACGCAAGTGATGAGCAACTAGCCATGACAGCCGTTCCTTCGCTGATTATCATCATTTTTTGCTTTGTGCTTTTATCGGTTTTTTATAAGCTTCAAAAAAAGGATAAATTTTGA
- a CDS encoding polyphenol oxidase family protein, whose protein sequence is MGNGRENFKPLLDDGRVVLGFSTRFGGVSKGVYGSLNLAFHVGDNPLDVLKNREILALNLGLDDLIFLNQVHGSEICVVDETFRVEFRAKFNQILTKFNLGSSGFDSINLAKFSDELLAIYPTSDAVITDLRGVGICVMVADCSPILLYDKVRKVVGAVHAGRAGVMQKILSKTARKMGEIYGLNLKDLEVFIGANIKGSCYEVAGLSLGEFEGYKKDDKFDMNLALLDELKELGVTKYHFSDVCTHCDKRYFSYRRDGVTGRFVGYVALRK, encoded by the coding sequence ATGGGAAATGGTCGAGAGAATTTCAAGCCTTTATTAGATGATGGGCGCGTAGTTTTAGGCTTTAGCACGCGTTTTGGTGGGGTTAGCAAAGGTGTTTACGGTAGTTTAAATTTAGCTTTTCATGTTGGAGATAATCCGCTTGATGTGCTTAAAAATCGCGAAATTTTGGCTTTGAATTTAGGATTAGATGATTTGATTTTTTTAAATCAAGTTCATGGAAGTGAAATTTGTGTTGTTGATGAAACATTTAGAGTTGAATTTAGAGCTAAATTTAACCAAATTTTAACTAAATTTAACCTAGGCTCAAGCGGTTTTGATAGTATAAATTTAGCTAAATTTAGTGATGAGCTTTTAGCCATTTATCCAACAAGCGATGCTGTTATAACGGATTTGCGTGGCGTTGGGATTTGTGTTATGGTAGCAGACTGCTCGCCGATTTTGCTTTATGATAAGGTGCGAAAAGTTGTGGGCGCGGTTCATGCTGGACGAGCTGGAGTTATGCAAAAAATTTTAAGTAAAACTGCACGAAAAATGGGCGAAATTTATGGCTTAAATTTGAAAGATTTAGAAGTATTTATCGGCGCAAATATAAAAGGAAGTTGCTACGAGGTGGCTGGGCTTAGCTTAGGCGAGTTTGAGGGATATAAAAAAGATGATAAATTTGATATGAATTTGGCTTTACTTGATGAACTAAAGGAGCTTGGTGTAACAAAGTACCATTTTAGCGATGTTTGCACGCATTGTGATAAGAGGTATTTTTCTTACAGAAGAGATGGTGTTACTGGTAGATTTGTTGGATACGTGGCGTTAAGGAAGTAG
- a CDS encoding ABC transporter ATP-binding protein: MSFLQITRLNFAYKKEKIISDFDLVLNCGEHLAICGASGSGKSTILRLISGFEMAQSGKILLEEKDITFTPANKRNIGYLFQDYALFPHLNVRENIAFGIQNKLSKKDVLKQVDELLELVSLQDFAKVYPHTLSGGQQQRVALARALAPSPKLLLLDEPFSALDSHLKAEIRTQVKEILTKFNTTSILVTHDKEDVENFATRSINLVNS; this comes from the coding sequence TTGAGTTTTTTGCAAATTACTAGGCTAAATTTTGCCTATAAAAAAGAAAAAATTATAAGTGATTTTGATCTGGTCTTAAATTGTGGTGAGCATTTGGCGATTTGCGGGGCGAGTGGAAGTGGTAAAAGCACCATTTTAAGGCTAATTTCTGGTTTTGAAATGGCACAAAGTGGAAAAATTTTGTTAGAAGAAAAAGATATAACTTTTACTCCAGCAAACAAGCGAAACATCGGCTATCTTTTCCAAGACTACGCGCTTTTTCCGCACCTGAATGTAAGAGAAAATATCGCATTTGGTATACAAAACAAACTTAGCAAAAAAGATGTTTTAAAACAAGTTGATGAGCTTTTAGAGCTTGTTAGTTTGCAAGATTTTGCTAAAGTTTATCCACACACCCTAAGTGGTGGACAACAACAACGCGTCGCTCTTGCAAGGGCGCTTGCTCCAAGCCCAAAACTGCTTTTGCTAGATGAGCCATTTTCTGCGCTTGACTCACATTTAAAAGCCGAAATTCGCACTCAAGTTAAAGAAATTTTGACCAAATTTAACACTACTTCGATTTTAGTAACTCATGATAAAGAAGATGTTGAAAATTTCGCCACAAGAAGTATAAATTTAGTAAATTCTTAA
- a CDS encoding pyridoxamine 5'-phosphate oxidase family protein, producing MRRKDREITDRLKIESIIKNTHICSLGMNDNGEIYVIALNFGYKFDDEKLYLYFHSAKTGRKISIMTKSPKVGFEMHSNTSLMIGETACKYSYTYESVVGNGIINFINDDEKKAEILELIMRHETDKEFKFSSEMLQNVAVFELVVQNFSCKVHK from the coding sequence ATGAGGCGAAAAGATAGAGAGATAACGGACAGGCTAAAAATAGAAAGTATTATAAAAAATACTCATATTTGTTCGCTTGGGATGAACGATAATGGTGAAATTTATGTAATAGCGTTAAATTTTGGCTATAAATTTGATGATGAAAAGCTTTATTTGTATTTTCATAGTGCAAAAACTGGGCGAAAAATTTCTATCATGACAAAATCTCCAAAAGTGGGCTTTGAAATGCATTCAAACACGAGTTTAATGATAGGCGAAACCGCTTGTAAATACAGCTATACTTATGAAAGTGTTGTTGGAAATGGGATTATAAATTTTATAAATGATGATGAGAAAAAGGCTGAAATATTAGAGCTAATTATGCGTCATGAAACAGATAAAGAGTTTAAATTTAGCTCTGAAATGCTGCAAAATGTAGCAGTTTTTGAGCTTGTAGTTCAAAATTTCTCATGCAAAGTTCATAAATAA
- a CDS encoding riboflavin synthase, translating into MFNGLIKEVAKVASFSGNLLRLEAKFRPNLGDSIAVNGACLSVVELFDGGFSVELSHETRKHIVLENLKNKVHIEPAMRLNDRLDGHLLQGHIDAIGEIVNIKKDENGVDFFIKLPREVMPLMANKGSVAVDGVSLTINEVLNEQIRLTIIPITFRESLFCEFKVGRRVNIESDLLARYVARQLGFKKELSWEMVERISSLY; encoded by the coding sequence ATGTTTAATGGATTAATCAAAGAAGTGGCTAAAGTAGCAAGCTTTAGCGGGAATTTGTTGCGTTTAGAGGCTAAATTTAGACCAAATTTAGGCGATAGTATCGCGGTAAATGGAGCGTGTTTAAGCGTGGTTGAGCTGTTTGATGGCGGATTTAGCGTTGAGTTAAGCCACGAAACAAGAAAGCATATCGTGCTTGAAAACTTAAAAAACAAAGTTCACATCGAACCGGCAATGCGCTTAAACGATAGGCTTGATGGGCATTTACTGCAAGGTCATATTGATGCGATTGGCGAGATTGTGAATATAAAAAAAGATGAAAACGGAGTTGATTTTTTCATAAAACTCCCACGCGAAGTTATGCCGCTTATGGCGAACAAAGGCAGTGTGGCGGTTGATGGCGTGAGCTTGACTATAAATGAAGTTTTAAATGAACAAATTCGCCTAACAATCATACCTATAACCTTTCGCGAGAGCCTATTTTGCGAGTTTAAAGTCGGTAGGCGAGTAAATATAGAAAGCGATTTGCTAGCTAGATACGTAGCGCGTCAGCTTGGGTTTAAAAAGGAGCTTTCATGGGAAATGGTCGAGAGAATTTCAAGCCTTTATTAG